The Mycobacterium seoulense genome has a window encoding:
- a CDS encoding flavin-containing monooxygenase: protein MRSAYAGVPFTTSTAEIEAALADVSIPTLLLSLVHITGDPRFIRDFKQMGVFLNEIQGFMSEEDKARARAAALPVITDYRDRGCPEPEPLGVDLIREMMDWAACEHVSDDYLPLVLEEMDLDGVDPRRPPALPPESAADVPVLVVGCGESGILAGIRLKQANIPFTIVEKNPGPGGTWWENSYPGARVDVANHFYCYSFEPNNDWTHFFAEQHELQDYFTRVMNKHDLAEHVLWNTEVLAAEWVDDDATWSIRLRGAEGQTRTVRARALITAVGQLNRPNIPDFAGAETFAGPSFHSAAWDHSVDMSGKRVALVGAGASGFQIAPAIAPKVEHLTVFQRTAQWMFPNPMYHDEVGEGMRWAMRHLPYYGRWYRFLVLWPGSDKGLDAAESDPDYADQDHAVSDINAAAQMMFSQWITSQVGERDELLSKVMPDYPACGKRTLQDNGSWLQTLQRDNVELVRTPIRQITPRGIVTEDGVTHEVDVIVYATGFRHTDVLWPLKITGRDGVDLHQLWGSRPYAYLGITVPKFPNFFIIYGPGTHLAHGGSLIFQSELQMRYIDQCLARLAEAHVHSMEPKPDAATDWHERTQNQIKKMVWAHPAVKHSYFKNADGEIHTVSPWRLNEYWAAVREPDWSQFVVRQWK, encoded by the coding sequence ATGCGCAGCGCCTACGCCGGCGTTCCCTTCACCACGTCGACGGCGGAGATCGAAGCCGCCCTGGCGGATGTCAGCATTCCGACGCTGCTGTTGTCGCTCGTGCACATCACCGGCGACCCGCGCTTCATCCGCGACTTCAAGCAGATGGGCGTCTTCCTCAACGAGATCCAGGGATTCATGTCCGAGGAGGACAAGGCGCGGGCCCGGGCGGCGGCCTTGCCGGTGATCACCGACTACCGGGACCGCGGATGTCCCGAGCCGGAACCGCTCGGCGTCGACCTCATCCGGGAAATGATGGACTGGGCGGCCTGCGAGCACGTGAGTGACGACTACCTGCCCCTGGTCCTGGAAGAGATGGACCTCGACGGCGTCGATCCGCGCCGCCCGCCGGCCCTGCCGCCGGAAAGCGCCGCAGACGTCCCGGTTCTCGTCGTCGGCTGCGGCGAATCGGGCATTCTGGCCGGAATCCGGCTCAAGCAGGCCAACATTCCCTTCACCATCGTGGAGAAGAACCCCGGGCCGGGTGGAACCTGGTGGGAGAACAGCTATCCCGGAGCCCGCGTCGACGTGGCCAACCACTTCTACTGCTACAGCTTCGAACCCAACAACGACTGGACGCACTTCTTCGCCGAGCAGCACGAGCTGCAGGACTATTTCACCCGGGTCATGAATAAGCACGACCTGGCCGAGCACGTGCTGTGGAATACGGAGGTGCTGGCCGCCGAGTGGGTCGACGACGACGCCACCTGGAGCATCCGGCTGCGCGGCGCCGAGGGCCAGACGCGCACGGTACGCGCCCGCGCCCTGATCACGGCCGTCGGTCAGTTGAACCGGCCCAACATTCCCGACTTCGCCGGGGCCGAGACGTTCGCGGGCCCGTCGTTCCATTCCGCCGCCTGGGACCACTCCGTCGACATGAGCGGCAAGCGCGTCGCGCTGGTCGGCGCCGGCGCCAGCGGTTTCCAGATCGCCCCCGCGATCGCCCCGAAAGTGGAGCACCTCACCGTGTTCCAGCGCACCGCGCAGTGGATGTTCCCCAACCCGATGTATCACGACGAGGTCGGCGAGGGCATGCGCTGGGCGATGCGCCACCTGCCGTACTACGGACGGTGGTACCGCTTCCTGGTGCTCTGGCCCGGCTCCGACAAGGGTCTGGACGCCGCGGAGAGCGACCCGGACTATGCCGACCAGGACCATGCCGTCAGCGACATCAACGCCGCCGCCCAGATGATGTTCTCCCAGTGGATCACCAGTCAGGTCGGTGAACGGGACGAACTGCTGAGCAAGGTGATGCCCGACTATCCGGCCTGCGGCAAACGGACCCTGCAGGACAACGGCAGCTGGCTGCAAACACTGCAACGGGACAACGTGGAACTGGTGCGCACACCGATCCGCCAGATCACGCCCCGCGGCATCGTCACCGAGGACGGCGTGACGCACGAGGTCGACGTCATCGTGTACGCCACCGGTTTCCGGCACACCGACGTGCTGTGGCCGCTGAAGATCACCGGCCGCGACGGGGTGGACCTGCACCAGTTGTGGGGGAGCCGGCCGTACGCCTACCTCGGCATCACCGTTCCGAAGTTCCCCAACTTCTTCATCATCTACGGGCCCGGGACCCACCTGGCGCACGGGGGCAGCCTGATCTTTCAGTCCGAACTGCAGATGCGCTACATCGACCAGTGCCTGGCGCGGCTGGCCGAGGCGCACGTGCACTCGATGGAACCGAAGCCCGACGCCGCCACCGATTGGCATGAGCGCACCCAGAACCAGATCAAGAAGATGGTGTGGGCGCACCCCGCGGTCAAACACTCCTACTTCAAGAACGCCGACGGGGAGATCCACACCGTCAGCCCGTGGCGCCTCAACGAGTACTGGGCCGCGGTGCGCGAGCCCGACTGGTCACAATTCGTCGTCCGGCAATGGAAGTGA
- a CDS encoding alcohol dehydrogenase catalytic domain-containing protein → MRTVVVDGPHSIRVDTRPDPTLPGPDGAIVEVTAAGICGSDLHFYEADFPMPDPIALGHEAIGTVVEVGRDVRTVQVGDPVMVSSVTGCGACAGCATRDPVMCHNGFQIFGGGVLGGAQADLLAVPAADFQLLKMPEGISTEQALLLTDNLATGWAAAQRADIPYGGTVAVVGLGAVGLCSLRSALFQGAATVFAVDQVQGRLDRAARWGATPLKAPALEAILAATGGRGADAVIDAVATDASLTDALNAVRPGGTVSVVGVHDMNPFPLNALGCLIRSITLRMTTAPVQRTWPELIPLLQSGRLDVDGIFTTTLPLGEASKAYATAASRSGDDVKILLTP, encoded by the coding sequence ATGCGTACGGTAGTCGTCGACGGGCCCCACAGCATCCGGGTCGACACCCGGCCCGATCCCACCCTGCCCGGCCCCGACGGGGCGATCGTCGAGGTCACCGCGGCCGGCATCTGCGGATCGGATTTGCACTTCTACGAGGCGGATTTCCCGATGCCGGACCCGATCGCGCTGGGCCACGAAGCGATCGGCACCGTCGTGGAAGTCGGCCGCGACGTGCGCACGGTCCAGGTCGGCGACCCCGTCATGGTGTCGTCGGTGACCGGATGCGGCGCCTGCGCCGGGTGCGCCACCCGCGATCCGGTCATGTGCCACAACGGCTTCCAGATCTTCGGCGGGGGCGTGCTCGGCGGCGCCCAGGCCGACCTGCTGGCCGTGCCGGCGGCCGACTTCCAGCTGCTCAAAATGCCGGAAGGCATCAGCACCGAACAGGCACTCTTACTCACCGACAACCTCGCCACCGGCTGGGCGGCGGCGCAACGCGCCGACATTCCCTACGGTGGCACCGTGGCGGTCGTCGGCTTGGGCGCGGTCGGCCTGTGTTCGCTGCGCAGCGCGCTGTTTCAGGGCGCCGCAACGGTTTTCGCCGTCGATCAGGTCCAGGGGCGGCTGGACCGCGCCGCCCGGTGGGGCGCAACGCCCCTCAAGGCGCCAGCGCTCGAGGCCATCCTCGCGGCGACGGGGGGCCGCGGCGCCGACGCGGTGATCGATGCCGTCGCCACCGATGCCTCCCTGACCGACGCGCTCAACGCGGTACGGCCCGGCGGCACCGTCTCGGTGGTCGGCGTGCACGACATGAATCCGTTCCCGCTCAACGCCCTGGGCTGCCTGATCCGCAGCATCACGCTGCGGATGACCACGGCGCCGGTGCAGCGCACCTGGCCGGAATTGATCCCGCTGCTGCAGTCCGGGCGGCTCGACGTCGACGGCATCTTCACCACGACGCTGCCGTTGGGGGAAGCGTCCAAGGCCTACGCGACGGCGGCGTCGCGATCGGGCGACGACGTGAAAATCCTGCTGACGCCGTAG
- the dtd gene encoding D-aminoacyl-tRNA deacylase, whose protein sequence is MRVLVQRVASAAVSVAGEVVGAIRPDGQGLLAFVGVTHSDDSDKARRLAEKLWYLRILADERSAADVNAPILVVSQFTLYADTAKGRRPSWNAAAPGAVAEPLVAAFADALRRLGAEVQTGMFGADMQVELVNDGPVTVLLEL, encoded by the coding sequence ATGCGGGTCTTGGTACAACGGGTCGCGTCGGCGGCGGTGTCGGTCGCCGGCGAAGTGGTGGGCGCCATCCGGCCGGACGGCCAAGGCCTGCTGGCCTTCGTCGGCGTCACCCACAGCGACGACTCCGACAAAGCGCGGCGGCTGGCTGAAAAGCTCTGGTATTTACGCATTCTCGCCGACGAGAGGTCCGCCGCCGACGTCAACGCGCCGATCCTGGTCGTCAGTCAGTTCACTCTGTACGCCGACACCGCCAAGGGCCGGCGACCGTCGTGGAACGCCGCCGCTCCGGGCGCGGTCGCCGAACCGCTGGTCGCGGCGTTCGCCGATGCGTTGCGGCGGCTGGGCGCCGAGGTCCAGACCGGGATGTTCGGCGCGGACATGCAGGTCGAATTGGTCAATGACGGCCCGGTCACGGTGCTGCTGGAGCTCTGA
- a CDS encoding class I SAM-dependent methyltransferase — protein MSTTPEFGSLRSDDDNWDIVSSVGYTALLVAGWRALHAMSPQPLARDDFAKVFVAASRDPYLAGVLANPGSSEDEMAFPRLYGVQTRFFDDFFLAAGAAGIRQAVIVAAGLDSRAYRLEWVQGTRVFEIDLPKVLEFKAHVLAQHGAKPKAPRVEVAADLRTDWSRALEAAGFDVERPSAWSVEGVLPYLTDEAQNTLFTRISGLSAPGSRIAVGALGSRLDHDQLTALEAAHPGVNVSGDVDFSALTYEPQTDPAERLAAHGWAVDPVRNTLDLQAGYGMTPPDVDVKIDSFMRSQYITATR, from the coding sequence ATGAGCACAACGCCCGAATTCGGTTCGCTCCGTTCCGACGATGACAACTGGGACATCGTCAGCAGCGTCGGTTACACCGCCTTGCTGGTGGCCGGATGGCGCGCGCTGCACGCCATGAGCCCGCAACCGCTGGCCCGCGACGACTTCGCCAAGGTCTTCGTCGCGGCGTCGCGGGATCCGTATCTGGCGGGGGTGCTCGCCAACCCGGGGAGCTCCGAGGACGAGATGGCCTTCCCCCGCCTCTACGGCGTGCAGACCCGGTTCTTCGACGACTTCTTCCTCGCCGCCGGCGCCGCGGGCATCCGACAGGCGGTGATCGTGGCCGCCGGCCTCGATTCCCGCGCATATCGACTCGAATGGGTACAGGGCACAAGGGTTTTCGAGATCGACCTGCCGAAGGTGCTGGAATTCAAGGCACACGTGCTCGCCCAGCACGGCGCGAAACCCAAGGCCCCCAGGGTCGAGGTCGCCGCCGACCTGCGCACCGACTGGTCGAGGGCGCTGGAGGCGGCCGGCTTCGACGTGGAACGGCCGAGCGCCTGGTCGGTGGAGGGGGTGCTGCCCTACCTGACCGACGAGGCCCAGAACACGCTCTTCACCCGGATCAGCGGGCTCAGTGCGCCCGGCAGCCGAATTGCCGTCGGCGCGTTGGGGTCTCGCCTGGACCACGACCAGCTGACGGCCTTGGAAGCGGCGCATCCCGGCGTCAACGTGTCCGGCGATGTCGATTTCTCCGCCCTGACCTACGAGCCCCAGACCGACCCGGCGGAACGGCTGGCCGCGCACGGGTGGGCGGTGGACCCCGTGCGCAACACGCTCGACTTGCAGGCCGGTTATGGGATGACCCCGCCCGACGTCGACGTCAAGATCGACAGTTTCATGCGGTCCCAATACATCACGGCGACGCGGTAA